CATGAATACTTGGTTCCACGTGGTAAGCAGTTGAACGTTGTTGATGGCGAGCACGTCAGTGCTGGTGATCCATTAACATCTGGGGCTCCTGTGTTGCATGATATGTTACGCATTTTAGGACCAGAAAAAGTTCAGCGTTACTTGGTTGATCAAATTCAAGAAATTTATCGTTTGCAAGATGTTGATATTAACGATCGACATATTGAGTTGATAGTTCGTCAAATGTTGCGTAAAGTACGCGTGGTTGAAGGCGGGGAAAGTGATTTCCTTATTGGAGACCGTGTGGATTATATTCACTTCCAAACGGTGAATACGGCATTGCGTGCTCAGGGCAAACGTCCTGCTGTAGCAAAACCTATGTTAATGGGTATTACTCAAGCATCATTGGGAACAGAAAGCTTCATTTCTGCTGCATCATTCCAAGAAACAACACGAATTTTAACAGAAGCGGCAATGTGCGGACAGATTGATCACTTGTTTGGTTTAAAAGAAAATGTGATTGTAGGAAAATTGATTCCTGCAGGAACTGGAATTAAATCATTCAGAAAAAAATATATAGGCGATGATCTTTCCGATCTTGAGCGACAAGCTCAAGAAGGAGAGCGTCGCGATGGTGGCGATAGTACGTCGTCTGCTGTATAAAATTGATAGCATAAAATACAATGCCTCTTAGCCGGGGTCCCCATGTGAAGCGAAGCGGAACGTGGGGTAAAGTTAAAGGCGCGTAGCTCAGGGGCAGAGCATTGCTTTGACGTAGCAGGGGTCAGCGGTTCAATTCCGCTCGCGCCTACCAGACTTCGCCAAGGCTTCGTCTGGCGCAGCCAGCAGAAGCCTTAAGAAGTCTGCCCTTCGTAGCTATAGCGAAGTAGGGCTAGAAAGATAAAAAAATCATTTAAAATAAAGAATATTTTATGAAAAAACTACTTTTAT
This genomic stretch from Candidatus Babeliales bacterium harbors:
- a CDS encoding DNA-directed RNA polymerase subunit beta', which produces HEYLVPRGKQLNVVDGEHVSAGDPLTSGAPVLHDMLRILGPEKVQRYLVDQIQEIYRLQDVDINDRHIELIVRQMLRKVRVVEGGESDFLIGDRVDYIHFQTVNTALRAQGKRPAVAKPMLMGITQASLGTESFISAASFQETTRILTEAAMCGQIDHLFGLKENVIVGKLIPAGTGIKSFRKKYIGDDLSDLERQAQEGERRDGGDSTSSAV